Below is a window of Methanocaldococcus jannaschii DSM 2661 DNA.
TTTAAAGCCCACTCAACAATCTTATCCAATTCTTTTTTATCCTTAATTCCATGAATTCTTGGGCCAAATGCAACATTATCATAGATGCTCATAGCAAAAGGATTTGGCTTTTGAAATACCATTCCTACTCTCTTTCTCAACTCATAAACATCAACATCCTTATCATAGATATTTTTTCCATCCAATAAAACCTCTCCCTCTATTCTAACATTTGGAATTAAATCATTTAGCCTATTTAAGCATCTTAAAAATGTTGATTTACCACATCCACTTGGCCCTATTAAGGCAGTTATTTTATTCTCATAGATTGGGAGATTTATATCAAATAACGCCTGCTTTTCCCCATACCACAAATTTAGGTTTTTTGTTTCCATCTTCACCTTTGTCATTTCTATCCCTTTTTTATATTTTATAAAATTTTATAATTTTATATCATCCTTTAAAGCATATCTTATCGGAACAAATATTGCTAAAAATATTATAAGCATTACTAAAGCCGCTCCCCATGCCATCTGGTGGTCTTCTATAGAAGGACTTTGAACTAATGTATAGATGAGGAGAGGAATTGCTCCAACTGGCTCTAATGGATTTGTTGGATAGACCTCATACAACCCTCCTGCAGTAAATAGTAGAGGAGCTGTTTCTCCAGCAACCTTTGCCATACCAATTAAAATTCCTGTTAAAATTCCTTTTTTAGCCATCTTCGTAATAACTTTGAATATTACTTGTGCCCTTGTGCATCCTAACGCATAACCTCCTTCTTTATAAATCTTTGGGACTTCTGCCATCGCTTCTTCTGTATAAACTGCAACATAAGGAGTTAATATTAAAGCTAAAGCCAAAGCCCCAGCTAATGCTGAAAAAGTTCCCATAGGAACAACTAACATACCCATGACAAATGTACCAACCAGTATAGTTGGGAATTCTAACATTATCTGCAGTAACATCTTTGTAGCTCTTCCAATAAAGCTGTTTGGGAATTCATAGGCATAAGCTCCAGCTAAGAAAGCTAAAGGTAAGCCAATTAAAGTCGCTAAGAATGTGAGCATTAAAGTCCCAACTATTGCCGGACCTATTCCTCCCTCACTCAACGTTCCAGTTATGAAAGTTAAGCCCCTTTCCATTATTATTGGTAGTCCTTTTTCAACAATTGAAATTATTATATGGAATAAAGGGAGTATTGCCAATAAAGTTAATGCCCCAACAATAAATAGAAATATCTTATCTTTAATCATTCTAATGGTTTTATGTTTAATGGGAGACATGCTCTCTCCACCTCTTCAAATAATAAATTCCAATGATATTAACAACCAATCCTATAACAAACAGCACTAAACCAGCAGAGTAGAGGACAGAAGTCATATACTCATACAACACTGCATTTCCAAATTGATTTGCTATCAATGATGATATTGTATATCCTGGAGCAAAGAGCTTGTAAGTTAGGTTGAAGGAGTTTCCAATAACCAGTGAAACAGCAACTGTTTCTCCTAAAGCCCTACCAAAAGCCAATATAAGCCCTGAAATTATGGCTGGTCTTATGTATTTTATTAAAACCTTTGTGGTTTCATATCTTGTTGCTCCTAAAGCAACTAAACCCTCTTTATAAACAGATGGAATCATTGCATAAGCCTCTCTAATAATAGCTGCTGCAAATGGAGTAACCATTATTCCCAACAAAATTCCTGCTGATAGATAGCAATAACCTGATAATGGAGGGTAATCAAAGAGTGGAATAAATGAAAAATGTTCATACAAAAATTTCATAATATGGTCTCTTAACAGAGGGACTAATATGAATGCTCCCCATATACCATAAATTATTGTTGGAAGTCCTGCCATAATATCTGAAATTACAATTAAAGGATATTTCAGTCTTTTAGGAGCATAATCATTGACAAATATTGCATAGCATATAGATAGAGGCAAAGCTATTAAAACAGCAATTGTTGCTGTATATATACTACCCCAAATTGGCGCTGCTAATCCATAAACTTCTTTTGCAGGTTCTTCAGCCGCTTTCCAAACATTTGTTATAAATAAATCAATACCATATCTCTCAATAGCTGGGAGTGCATTGAAGAAATAAAAGCCTAATATTAAAACAAATAATATAAACACAACAAATATTGCTGGTAATGTTATTATTTTGAATTCATCTATCTTTCTTAGGAGTTTTTTAATCTCCATGGTTTTCAACCTTTTTTAATCCTTATCTTATGGCTTTTATAAGTTCTATTTTAATAAGACTTTCGCAGGATTAAATAATTGTAACATTGTATATTGCTTAATAAAAATATTATTCCCAAATATAAAATTTCTTATCTTTAAATTTGGATTTAAAAAATATTAAAAAATTAGATTTATTCTTTTATCATATTTACAGCATTTAATCCAATCTTAGCAACATCTTCTGGTAATCCTACATAACCTGGAGCTAAATGCTCTGGTTTCTGCCCTTCTGTTAATACCCATGTTAAGAAATCTTTTATAGCTTTAGCTTTTTCTGGAGAGTAGTGCTTACCATTTTTGTTTTCCCAAACTAATAAGTGTGTGAATGCAACTATTGGATAGGCATTGTCTCCAGGGGCATCCAACATCTGCTTTAAATCCTCTTTGTATCCTTCTGTTGGGTTTGGAATACTTGCCTTAACTGCTGAAACTGCTGCTTTTATTGTTTCATCTGTTGGTTTAACAAATTTACCATTTTTGTTTTCTAATGCTGCAACTGGAAGTTTTTGTTCTATTGCATATGAAAGCTCAGTATATGCAACTGTATAAGGCGTTGATTTCACTATTGCTACAACACCTGGATTTCCTTTTCCAGCGACTCCCCTGCCTATATTATCAGTTGGCCAATTAACAGTTTTTCCAGCTCCAACTTTTTCAGCCCATTCCTTACTAATTAAGCTTAGATATGTTGTAAATAT
It encodes the following:
- the pstA gene encoding phosphate ABC transporter permease PstA; the protein is MSPIKHKTIRMIKDKIFLFIVGALTLLAILPLFHIIISIVEKGLPIIMERGLTFITGTLSEGGIGPAIVGTLMLTFLATLIGLPLAFLAGAYAYEFPNSFIGRATKMLLQIMLEFPTILVGTFVMGMLVVPMGTFSALAGALALALILTPYVAVYTEEAMAEVPKIYKEGGYALGCTRAQVIFKVITKMAKKGILTGILIGMAKVAGETAPLLFTAGGLYEVYPTNPLEPVGAIPLLIYTLVQSPSIEDHQMAWGAALVMLIIFLAIFVPIRYALKDDIKL
- the pstC gene encoding phosphate ABC transporter permease subunit PstC, with amino-acid sequence MEIKKLLRKIDEFKIITLPAIFVVFILFVLILGFYFFNALPAIERYGIDLFITNVWKAAEEPAKEVYGLAAPIWGSIYTATIAVLIALPLSICYAIFVNDYAPKRLKYPLIVISDIMAGLPTIIYGIWGAFILVPLLRDHIMKFLYEHFSFIPLFDYPPLSGYCYLSAGILLGIMVTPFAAAIIREAYAMIPSVYKEGLVALGATRYETTKVLIKYIRPAIISGLILAFGRALGETVAVSLVIGNSFNLTYKLFAPGYTISSLIANQFGNAVLYEYMTSVLYSAGLVLFVIGLVVNIIGIYYLKRWREHVSH
- the pstB gene encoding phosphate ABC transporter ATP-binding protein PstB; this encodes MTKVKMETKNLNLWYGEKQALFDINLPIYENKITALIGPSGCGKSTFLRCLNRLNDLIPNVRIEGEVLLDGKNIYDKDVDVYELRKRVGMVFQKPNPFAMSIYDNVAFGPRIHGIKDKKELDKIVEWALKKAALWDEVKDELHKNALSLSGGQQQRLCIARAIAVKPEVLLMDEPTSALDPISTLKIEELMVELAKDYTIVVVTHNMQQASRVSDYTAFFLMGKLIEFGETEQIFLNPQKKETDDYISGRFG
- the pstS gene encoding phosphate ABC transporter substrate-binding protein PstS, yielding MKKILALILGLCLIVPVISIAGCVGGGNSQPSNNEKPSTIIIRTTGATFPKYQIQKWIEDYQKTHPNVKIEYEGGGSGYGQEAFAKGLTDIGRTDPPVKESMWKKFLSTGDQPLQFPEIVGAVVVTYNIPEIGDKTLKLSRDVLADIFLGKIEYWDDERIKKINPEIADKLPHEKIIVVHRSDASGTTAIFTTYLSLISKEWAEKVGAGKTVNWPTDNIGRGVAGKGNPGVVAIVKSTPYTVAYTELSYAIEQKLPVAALENKNGKFVKPTDETIKAAVSAVKASIPNPTEGYKEDLKQMLDAPGDNAYPIVAFTHLLVWENKNGKHYSPEKAKAIKDFLTWVLTEGQKPEHLAPGYVGLPEDVAKIGLNAVNMIKE